The following coding sequences are from one Egicoccus sp. AB-alg6-2 window:
- a CDS encoding glycoside hydrolase family 2 TIM barrel-domain containing protein produces the protein MTTTPTLPPTAPSALAGTSPSIPLDGDEWSSKGYVGEEWLLRRAHTPDTGDVHGWVPARVPGSVVADLVRAGQVPDPLVDRNSLASEWVAQRTWVHRRTFEVPADVERAVLEFDGIDHAARIFVNGIEVGEHTGPFTVARFDVAAALVPGRNLVAVVLAPAPDGQPHIGRTELVRTMKSRMTYGWDFCPRLVHLGIWDRVRLHLPGPVRITDLAVRADVAGPSGGTLDWQLDFDRDEAGAARVEVVLLRDDAVVARDGVEVAEPGSGSRVRGTLEVADVEHWWPNGSGAQPLYEVQARVVVGDAEDVRRVTTGFRRVRLVDNEDAPADARGYTLEVNGRRIYLQGWNWVPMDIHHGVEDPQRLTHLLEMAADAGTNLLRVWGGGLIEKADFYATCDRLGILVWQEFPLSSSMHGSVPSEAEDYVRTVVDDAREIVVRRRNHPSLALWCGGNELDGRDGRPADGGQPVLAALAAVVAELDLGRPWLPTSPTGPTATLTAAALEQDPDALHDVHGPWEHQGPAAHRRLYNRSTSLLHSEFGVEGMADLTTIEAYLDEARRWPADRSNPDVVHRGDFWVNTPLLEQVFGPFDDLRSLVEASQFLQADGLRYALEANRRRQWRQSGSIPWQFNEPFPNVFCTSAVDYAGRPKAAYHAAAAVYAPFLVAATSPTQVWAGYDAFTAEVWVSSRLEALPGGWVRASMHAVDGRMLARHDVVVDVAGAATTEVAALRWPLPDAADTLFWLDLVLCDADGAVRATNRSLFATGDDLRSMRSLPAARLEVQRDASGRRVTVRNAGDTVAVGVTARDARAVTAAGHVRFRGGHLTLLPGESASIAVDWIGLDAPPSLRVDAWNTASRHVG, from the coding sequence GTGACCACCACCCCGACCCTGCCTCCGACCGCGCCGTCCGCGCTCGCCGGGACCAGCCCGTCGATCCCCCTCGACGGGGACGAGTGGTCAAGCAAGGGCTACGTCGGCGAGGAGTGGCTGCTTCGCCGTGCCCACACCCCTGACACGGGGGACGTGCACGGCTGGGTGCCCGCGCGTGTGCCCGGCAGCGTCGTCGCCGACCTCGTGCGTGCGGGGCAGGTGCCCGACCCGCTGGTCGACCGCAACTCGCTCGCCAGCGAGTGGGTGGCGCAACGCACCTGGGTCCACCGGCGCACGTTCGAGGTGCCGGCCGACGTCGAGCGCGCCGTTCTCGAGTTCGACGGCATCGACCACGCCGCCAGGATCTTCGTCAACGGCATCGAAGTGGGCGAGCACACCGGACCGTTCACCGTCGCGCGGTTCGACGTCGCCGCCGCGCTGGTGCCCGGGCGCAACCTGGTCGCGGTCGTGCTGGCCCCCGCGCCGGACGGGCAGCCGCACATCGGACGCACCGAGCTGGTGCGCACCATGAAGAGCCGGATGACCTACGGCTGGGACTTCTGCCCGCGGCTGGTCCACCTCGGGATCTGGGACCGGGTCCGGCTGCACCTGCCCGGTCCGGTGCGGATCACCGACCTCGCCGTGCGCGCCGACGTGGCCGGACCGAGCGGCGGCACGCTGGACTGGCAACTCGACTTCGACCGGGACGAAGCCGGCGCGGCGCGGGTCGAGGTCGTGCTGCTTCGCGACGACGCCGTGGTCGCACGCGACGGCGTCGAGGTCGCGGAGCCCGGGTCCGGATCGCGCGTCCGAGGCACCCTCGAGGTGGCCGACGTGGAGCACTGGTGGCCCAACGGCTCTGGCGCGCAGCCGCTGTACGAGGTGCAGGCACGCGTCGTGGTCGGCGACGCCGAGGACGTCCGGCGCGTCACGACGGGCTTCCGTCGGGTGCGACTGGTCGACAACGAGGACGCACCCGCGGACGCGCGTGGCTACACGCTCGAGGTCAACGGTCGGCGGATCTACCTGCAGGGCTGGAACTGGGTCCCGATGGACATCCACCACGGGGTCGAGGACCCGCAACGCCTGACCCACCTGCTCGAGATGGCGGCCGACGCCGGCACGAACCTGCTGCGCGTCTGGGGCGGCGGCCTGATCGAGAAGGCCGACTTCTACGCCACCTGCGACCGGCTCGGCATCCTGGTGTGGCAGGAGTTCCCGCTGTCGAGCTCGATGCACGGCAGCGTGCCGTCCGAGGCCGAGGACTACGTGCGAACCGTGGTCGACGACGCCCGGGAGATCGTCGTCCGCCGTCGCAACCATCCCAGCCTGGCGCTGTGGTGTGGCGGCAACGAGCTCGACGGCCGGGACGGCCGGCCCGCGGACGGCGGTCAGCCCGTCCTCGCGGCGCTGGCGGCCGTGGTGGCCGAACTCGACCTCGGCCGGCCCTGGTTGCCGACCTCCCCGACGGGGCCGACGGCGACGCTCACCGCGGCCGCGCTCGAGCAGGACCCGGACGCGCTGCACGACGTCCACGGCCCGTGGGAGCACCAGGGGCCGGCCGCGCACCGGCGGCTGTACAACCGGTCGACCTCGTTGCTGCACAGCGAGTTCGGCGTCGAGGGGATGGCCGACCTGACCACCATCGAGGCGTACCTGGACGAGGCACGCCGATGGCCGGCCGACCGGTCCAACCCCGACGTCGTGCACCGCGGCGACTTCTGGGTCAACACGCCGTTGCTCGAGCAGGTCTTCGGCCCCTTCGACGACCTGCGCAGCCTGGTCGAGGCGAGCCAGTTCCTGCAGGCCGACGGGCTGCGCTACGCCCTCGAGGCCAACCGGCGGCGGCAGTGGCGGCAGAGCGGCTCGATCCCGTGGCAGTTCAACGAGCCGTTCCCGAACGTCTTCTGCACCAGCGCGGTGGACTACGCCGGTCGCCCCAAGGCCGCCTACCACGCCGCCGCCGCGGTCTACGCCCCGTTCCTGGTGGCTGCCACCTCCCCGACCCAGGTGTGGGCCGGCTACGACGCCTTCACGGCCGAGGTCTGGGTCAGCAGCCGCCTCGAGGCACTTCCGGGCGGGTGGGTCCGAGCCTCGATGCACGCGGTCGACGGCCGGATGCTCGCCCGGCACGACGTCGTCGTCGACGTCGCCGGCGCGGCGACCACCGAGGTGGCGGCGCTTCGTTGGCCGCTGCCGGACGCGGCCGACACGCTGTTCTGGCTCGACCTCGTCCTGTGCGATGCCGATGGGGCGGTGCGGGCGACCAACCGCTCGCTCTTCGCCACCGGTGACGACCTCCGGTCGATGCGCAGCCTGCCGGCCGCACGACTCGAGGTACAGCGCGACGCCAGCGGACGCCGGGTCACGGTTCGCAACGCCGGCGACACGGTGGCCGTCGGCGTGACCGCCAGGGACGCGCGTGCCGTGACCGCCGCGGGTCACGTCCGTTTCCGCGGCGGGCACCTCACCCTGCTGCCCGGCGAGTCCGCATCCATCGCGGTGGACTGGATCGGCCTCGACGCCCCTCCGTCCCTCCGCGTCGACGCCTGGAACACCGCGAGCCGGCATGTCGGTTGA
- a CDS encoding xylulokinase — protein sequence MSDVTYLGLDLGTSSVKAVLTDGAGRLLGQAGAGYALASPQPGHADIDPEQWWTATVAAVSELSPSAAAPPRAIGLSGQMHGVVLTDPAGRATRPAVLWPDTRAVEHLERYAELPAAMRERQRNPLSPGMAGPILSWLQEHEPATLAAARWALQPKDWLRLRLTGDVAGDPSDASATLLYDVPGEQWDRELCRALGIDDGLLPPLAPSAAVGGALLPAAAAALGLPVGTPVAIGAADTAAAALGSGLRDPGQVQLTLGTGGQLVAPSSQARGRPESGTHLYRAATSAGWYAMAATLNAGLVLDWVRSSLAASWDELYAAAGVRPDDPYFVPHLAGERTPYLDPGLRAGWVGLGLDHDRQTMLRVTLEGVAHAVRDAFDALPDAHDVETIRIAGGGSRHPGFRQLLADVLERSLHAVDTPAASARGAALLAAVAVGDLTEDDVFGPLAPHVTPAAQPRPGTAELHRRRLGRFRELVARGATVAPQ from the coding sequence GTGTCCGACGTCACCTACCTCGGCCTCGACCTCGGCACGAGTTCGGTCAAGGCGGTCCTCACCGACGGCGCGGGACGGCTGCTCGGCCAGGCGGGCGCCGGCTACGCGCTCGCCAGTCCCCAGCCCGGCCACGCCGACATCGACCCGGAGCAGTGGTGGACGGCCACGGTCGCCGCCGTGTCCGAACTCTCCCCCAGCGCGGCGGCGCCGCCACGCGCCATCGGCCTGTCCGGTCAGATGCACGGCGTCGTGCTCACCGACCCGGCCGGGCGGGCCACCCGCCCCGCCGTGCTGTGGCCCGACACCCGGGCGGTCGAGCACCTCGAGCGGTACGCCGAACTCCCGGCGGCCATGCGCGAGCGGCAGCGCAACCCCCTGTCCCCCGGCATGGCCGGCCCGATCCTGAGCTGGCTGCAGGAACACGAACCCGCGACGCTCGCAGCCGCCCGCTGGGCGCTGCAACCGAAGGACTGGTTGCGGTTGCGCCTGACGGGTGACGTCGCCGGCGACCCGAGCGACGCGTCGGCCACCCTGCTCTACGACGTTCCCGGCGAGCAGTGGGACCGGGAGCTGTGCCGGGCACTGGGCATCGACGACGGCCTGCTCCCGCCGCTGGCGCCGTCGGCGGCCGTCGGCGGCGCCCTGCTCCCGGCGGCGGCCGCGGCCCTGGGGCTGCCGGTGGGTACCCCGGTCGCGATCGGCGCGGCGGACACGGCAGCGGCGGCACTCGGCAGCGGGTTGCGTGACCCCGGACAGGTGCAGTTGACGCTCGGAACCGGCGGCCAGCTCGTGGCGCCGTCGTCGCAGGCCCGCGGCCGACCGGAGTCGGGCACACACCTGTACCGGGCCGCAACCTCCGCCGGCTGGTACGCCATGGCGGCGACGCTGAACGCCGGCCTCGTCCTCGACTGGGTGCGCAGCAGCCTCGCAGCGAGCTGGGACGAGCTGTACGCCGCAGCGGGCGTTCGCCCCGACGACCCGTACTTCGTCCCGCACCTCGCCGGTGAACGGACCCCCTACCTCGATCCCGGGCTACGCGCCGGCTGGGTCGGCCTCGGACTCGACCACGACCGGCAGACCATGCTTCGCGTCACCCTCGAAGGGGTCGCCCACGCCGTCCGCGACGCCTTCGACGCGTTGCCCGACGCGCACGACGTCGAGACCATCCGCATCGCCGGTGGCGGCAGCCGCCACCCCGGCTTCCGTCAGCTGCTCGCCGACGTCCTCGAACGGTCGCTGCACGCCGTCGACACGCCGGCCGCGTCGGCCCGCGGAGCCGCGCTCCTCGCCGCCGTCGCCGTCGGCGACCTGACCGAGGACGACGTCTTCGGACCGCTCGCGCCGCACGTCACGCCGGCGGCACAGCCACGTCCCGGCACCGCCGAGCTCCACCGCCGACGCCTCGGGCGCTTCCGCGAACTCGTTGCACGCGGGGCGACGGTTGCGCCCCAATGA
- the rpmE gene encoding 50S ribosomal protein L31 yields the protein MKQGIHPEYSLATVTCSCGNSFETRATVDKISVELCNQCHPFYTGKQKLVDTGGRVDRFKRRLEKAQG from the coding sequence ATGAAGCAGGGCATCCACCCCGAGTACTCGCTCGCGACCGTCACGTGCTCGTGCGGCAACTCGTTCGAGACCCGCGCCACCGTCGACAAGATCAGCGTCGAGCTGTGCAACCAGTGCCACCCGTTCTACACCGGCAAGCAGAAGCTGGTCGACACCGGTGGCCGCGTGGACCGGTTCAAGCGTCGCCTGGAGAAGGCGCAGGGCTGA
- a CDS encoding GH1 family beta-glucosidase, with protein MSAQRSFPPGFTWGVATSAYQIEGATDVDGRGESIWDRFCREPGRVDDGHTGDVACDHYHRWEADLDLLAELGVGAYRFSIAWPRIHPDGGTTRNEAGLDFYDRLVDGMLERGIAPAPTLYHWDLPQALQDRGGWADRDTAYRFAEYANTVFERLGDRVRLWMTHNEPWMASFIGHLRGVHAPGHYDLQTALRAAHHLLLSHGLAVEQFRALGLEGDIGIVLNLMPTYPHTDSEADRDAAWGSDGFTNRWFLDPVFRGSYPQDTVGRFERAGGRVDFVEDGDLATMSQPTDFLGVNYYAPRRVSAVDVEFGWKVEEPPPPGVPRTGMDTEIYPEGLTALLQRLQRDYGGIPFYVTENGVPYYDDEVADDGGVHDTRRVDFLRDHFAAAHDAIAAGVDLAGYFVWSFMDNFEWAAGYGPRFGIVHVDYASLARTPKDSFHFYRRVIAANGLYDEESRHV; from the coding sequence ATGTCCGCGCAACGGTCCTTTCCGCCCGGCTTCACCTGGGGGGTGGCGACCTCCGCGTACCAGATCGAGGGCGCGACCGACGTCGACGGCCGCGGCGAGTCGATCTGGGACCGCTTCTGCCGGGAGCCCGGACGCGTCGACGACGGCCACACCGGCGACGTCGCCTGCGACCACTACCACCGGTGGGAGGCGGACCTGGACCTGCTCGCCGAGCTCGGGGTCGGCGCCTACCGGTTCTCGATCGCCTGGCCACGCATCCACCCCGACGGCGGCACGACCCGCAACGAGGCCGGGCTGGACTTCTACGACCGGCTCGTGGACGGGATGCTCGAGCGTGGTATCGCGCCGGCGCCGACGCTCTACCACTGGGACCTGCCGCAGGCACTGCAGGACCGCGGCGGGTGGGCCGACCGCGACACCGCGTACCGCTTCGCCGAGTACGCGAACACGGTGTTCGAGCGCCTCGGTGACCGCGTCCGGTTGTGGATGACCCACAACGAGCCCTGGATGGCCAGCTTCATCGGCCACCTGCGTGGCGTCCACGCGCCCGGCCACTACGACCTGCAGACCGCCCTGCGCGCCGCGCACCACCTGCTGCTCTCGCACGGTCTGGCCGTCGAGCAGTTCCGCGCCCTCGGCCTCGAGGGCGACATCGGCATCGTGCTCAACCTGATGCCGACCTACCCCCACACCGACTCGGAGGCCGACCGCGACGCCGCGTGGGGCTCGGACGGGTTCACCAACCGCTGGTTCCTCGATCCGGTGTTCCGCGGCAGCTATCCGCAGGACACGGTCGGCCGCTTCGAGCGGGCGGGCGGTCGCGTGGACTTCGTGGAGGACGGCGACCTGGCGACCATGTCGCAGCCGACCGACTTCCTCGGGGTCAACTACTACGCGCCGCGCCGTGTCAGCGCGGTCGACGTCGAGTTCGGCTGGAAGGTCGAGGAGCCGCCACCGCCCGGCGTGCCCCGTACCGGCATGGACACCGAGATCTACCCCGAGGGCCTCACGGCGCTGCTGCAGCGACTCCAGCGCGACTACGGCGGGATCCCGTTCTACGTCACCGAGAACGGCGTGCCCTACTACGACGACGAGGTCGCCGACGACGGCGGGGTGCACGACACCAGGCGGGTCGACTTCCTGCGCGACCACTTCGCCGCCGCGCACGACGCCATCGCCGCCGGCGTCGACCTCGCCGGCTACTTCGTGTGGTCGTTCATGGACAACTTCGAATGGGCCGCGGGCTACGGCCCCCGGTTCGGGATCGTGCACGTCGACTACGCGTCGCTCGCGCGCACCCCCAAGGACAGCTTCCATTTCTATCGCCGGGTGATCGCCGCCAACGGCCTGTACGACGAGGAATCCCGCCATGTCTGA
- a CDS encoding sulfatase → MTGRRPNILLVIADDHAAHAISAYGSRINTTPGMDRIAAEGMRLDACFCTNSLCSPSRAAILTGTYNHVNGVTSNSSLFDARQQTFVSLLQGAGYQTAMIGKWHLGHGGIHDPVGFDHWTVLPDQGTYHDPEFLESDGTRTRRPGYVTDLITDLTIDWLDRRDRDRPFCAIVGHKAPHEAWEPAPRHLALFRDDEIAEPETLRDDYEGRATPAREATMRIVDHMPEEDFKEPVPGGLDDDERLRWKYQRYIKDYLRTVASLDENVGRLLDHLDADGSAEDTVVVYTSDQGFFLGDHGWYDKRFMYEESLKMPTLVRYPREIAPGSTSDDLALNVDFAPTFLDYARVEVPPTMQGRSIRPLLAGRTPADWRRSMYYRYWVHQDVMHNVWSHYGVRTARHKLIYFYAEPCGTSGASERRRPPEWELFDLHTDPQELRSVFDDPAYAEIRAELTAELRRLQREIGDVDCAPLPDPQQL, encoded by the coding sequence ATGACCGGCCGTCGGCCCAACATCCTCCTGGTCATCGCGGATGACCACGCCGCCCATGCCATCAGCGCCTATGGCAGTCGCATCAACACCACGCCGGGCATGGACCGCATCGCCGCCGAGGGCATGCGGCTCGATGCCTGCTTCTGCACCAACTCGTTGTGCTCGCCGAGCCGGGCGGCCATCCTCACCGGCACCTACAACCACGTCAACGGGGTCACGTCCAACTCGTCGCTCTTCGATGCCCGTCAGCAGACCTTCGTGTCGTTGTTGCAGGGCGCGGGCTACCAGACGGCGATGATCGGCAAGTGGCACCTCGGGCACGGCGGTATCCACGACCCCGTCGGCTTCGACCACTGGACCGTGCTGCCCGACCAGGGCACCTACCACGACCCCGAGTTCCTCGAGTCGGACGGCACCCGCACCCGACGTCCGGGGTACGTCACCGACCTCATCACCGACCTCACCATCGACTGGCTCGACCGACGCGACCGGGACCGGCCGTTCTGCGCCATCGTCGGCCACAAGGCCCCGCACGAGGCATGGGAGCCGGCGCCGCGCCACCTCGCACTGTTCCGCGACGACGAGATCGCCGAGCCCGAGACCCTGCGCGACGACTACGAGGGCCGGGCCACCCCGGCGCGTGAAGCCACGATGCGCATCGTCGACCACATGCCCGAGGAGGACTTCAAGGAGCCCGTGCCCGGAGGCCTCGACGACGACGAGCGGCTGCGTTGGAAGTACCAGCGCTACATCAAGGACTATCTGCGCACCGTGGCCTCGCTCGACGAGAACGTCGGGCGCCTGTTGGATCACCTCGACGCCGACGGCAGCGCCGAGGACACCGTGGTGGTCTACACCTCCGACCAGGGCTTCTTCCTCGGCGACCACGGGTGGTACGACAAGCGGTTCATGTACGAGGAATCGCTCAAGATGCCGACGCTGGTGCGGTATCCCCGCGAGATCGCGCCCGGCAGTACCAGCGACGACCTCGCCCTCAACGTGGACTTCGCGCCCACCTTCCTCGACTACGCCCGGGTCGAGGTGCCGCCGACCATGCAGGGCCGCTCGATCCGTCCACTCCTGGCGGGACGGACGCCGGCGGACTGGCGCCGCTCGATGTACTACCGCTACTGGGTGCACCAGGACGTGATGCACAACGTCTGGTCCCACTACGGCGTCCGGACCGCGCGTCACAAGCTGATCTACTTCTACGCCGAGCCGTGTGGCACCTCGGGCGCCAGCGAACGACGTCGTCCCCCCGAGTGGGAGTTGTTCGACCTGCACACCGATCCCCAGGAACTGCGCAGCGTGTTCGACGACCCCGCCTACGCCGAGATCCGGGCCGAACTGACCGCCGAACTGAGACGCCTGCAGCGCGAGATCGGCGACGTCGACTGCGCCCCGCTGCCCGACCCCCAGCAGCTGTGA
- a CDS encoding alpha-mannosidase, with protein MSDGTLHLIGHAHIDPVWLWQWPEGYQEIKATFRSALDRTDEDPEFVFTASSAAFYEWVQRNEPEMFDEIRQRVADGRWRVVGGWWCEPDCNVPNGESFVRQALVGQRWFHEHLGVIATVGFNPDSFGHHAMLPQILAKSRLDSYVFMRPGDHELGLPARTFWWESDDGSRVLTYRIPYEYLTWGKEIDAHVARCAAEIKPPQSHIMCFYGVGNHGGGPTRENIESIHRLREKDDLPELAFSDPDRFFAAVRASGVAVPVVHTELQNHARGCYSAHAGIKLWNRRAERLLLTAERIGTIAARVTDFRPTQDLQRAWKNVLFNQFHDILPGTAIEPAYTDARDELGESAAIAGRAIQDGLQSISWNIDIPQQDGTIPVVVFNPHSWRARVPVELETGKLPEAAVVLDDDGVAQPVQSVQSLATVEGGRARICFLADLPPLGYRTYLVVPGEGHTVADPNLHTTDLSLDNGRLRLEFEPGVGLTRVHDQRHDVEVVAPGFLRAEVLRDESDTWSHGVVAYTDTLDHFEVTRVQLVESGPVRAVMRIHASHGTSQLVQDVILYDDLDYVDVRATVDWHEQFRVLKLRFPVAMQSPKATFEIPFGTIERATEGQEVPGQRWADLSGRVRGVGSIYGLTVANDAKHGFDVRGNDLGVTILRSPIYAHHDPKVPSADEKYAFHDQGPHDFALRLVPHAGGWVEADAVRRAAELDLPVVPLMESPHPGPLPQSDSFVDVDVRNVVVSALKEAEDGGAAVLRCYETAGRQTDAVITLDRWQRTIETGFGPNEIKTFRLPDDAAELVTEVDLLEWDPQQPPPGAAA; from the coding sequence ATGTCTGACGGCACGCTGCACCTGATCGGCCACGCCCACATCGACCCCGTGTGGTTGTGGCAGTGGCCCGAGGGCTACCAGGAGATCAAGGCGACCTTCCGTTCCGCGCTCGATCGCACCGACGAGGACCCCGAGTTCGTGTTCACGGCCTCGTCGGCCGCCTTCTACGAGTGGGTCCAGCGCAACGAACCGGAGATGTTCGACGAGATCCGCCAGCGGGTCGCCGACGGGCGCTGGCGCGTCGTCGGCGGCTGGTGGTGCGAACCGGACTGCAACGTGCCGAACGGGGAATCGTTCGTCCGTCAGGCACTGGTCGGCCAGCGCTGGTTCCACGAGCACCTCGGCGTCATCGCCACGGTGGGATTCAACCCGGACAGCTTCGGCCACCACGCCATGCTGCCGCAGATCCTGGCCAAGAGCCGGCTGGACTCCTACGTCTTCATGCGCCCCGGTGACCACGAACTGGGCCTGCCCGCCCGCACCTTCTGGTGGGAGTCCGACGACGGTTCGCGCGTGCTGACCTACCGGATCCCCTACGAGTACCTGACGTGGGGCAAGGAGATCGACGCCCACGTGGCACGGTGCGCCGCCGAGATCAAGCCGCCCCAGTCCCACATCATGTGCTTCTACGGCGTCGGCAACCACGGCGGGGGACCGACGCGCGAGAACATCGAGTCGATCCACCGGCTGCGCGAGAAGGACGACCTGCCCGAGCTGGCCTTCTCCGATCCGGACCGCTTCTTCGCCGCGGTCCGCGCCTCCGGCGTCGCGGTTCCGGTGGTCCACACCGAACTGCAGAACCACGCCCGCGGGTGCTACTCCGCCCACGCCGGCATCAAGCTGTGGAACCGTCGCGCCGAGCGCCTGCTCCTGACCGCCGAGCGCATCGGCACCATCGCCGCCCGGGTCACGGACTTCCGCCCGACCCAGGACCTGCAGCGCGCCTGGAAGAACGTGCTGTTCAACCAGTTCCACGACATCCTGCCGGGCACGGCGATCGAGCCGGCCTACACCGACGCGCGCGACGAACTCGGTGAGTCCGCCGCCATCGCCGGCCGCGCCATCCAGGACGGCCTGCAGTCGATCTCGTGGAACATCGACATCCCCCAGCAGGACGGCACGATCCCGGTGGTCGTGTTCAACCCGCACTCGTGGCGGGCCCGGGTCCCGGTCGAGCTCGAGACCGGCAAGCTGCCCGAGGCGGCCGTCGTGCTCGACGACGACGGGGTCGCGCAGCCGGTGCAGTCGGTGCAGTCGCTGGCGACGGTCGAGGGTGGTCGTGCCCGGATCTGCTTCCTCGCCGACCTGCCGCCGCTGGGCTACCGCACCTACCTCGTGGTGCCCGGCGAGGGCCACACGGTCGCCGACCCGAACCTGCACACGACCGACCTCAGCCTCGACAACGGCCGGCTGCGGCTCGAGTTCGAACCCGGCGTCGGTCTGACCCGCGTCCACGACCAGCGTCACGACGTCGAGGTCGTCGCGCCGGGGTTCCTGCGCGCCGAGGTGCTGCGCGACGAGAGCGACACCTGGTCCCACGGCGTCGTCGCCTACACCGACACCCTGGACCACTTCGAGGTGACCCGCGTCCAGCTCGTGGAGTCGGGTCCGGTCCGTGCCGTCATGCGCATCCACGCCAGCCACGGCACCTCGCAGCTGGTGCAGGACGTGATCCTCTACGACGACCTCGACTACGTCGACGTCCGAGCGACCGTCGACTGGCACGAACAGTTCCGGGTCCTCAAGCTGCGCTTCCCCGTGGCGATGCAGTCCCCCAAGGCGACCTTCGAGATCCCCTTCGGCACGATCGAGCGTGCCACCGAAGGTCAGGAGGTCCCGGGCCAGCGGTGGGCGGACCTGTCCGGGCGGGTGCGTGGGGTCGGCTCCATCTACGGCCTGACGGTGGCCAACGACGCCAAGCACGGGTTCGACGTCCGGGGCAACGACCTCGGCGTGACGATCCTGCGCAGCCCGATCTACGCCCACCACGATCCCAAGGTCCCCTCCGCGGACGAGAAGTACGCCTTCCACGACCAGGGGCCCCACGACTTCGCGCTGCGGCTCGTCCCGCACGCCGGCGGCTGGGTCGAGGCAGACGCCGTCCGTCGCGCCGCCGAGCTGGACCTGCCGGTCGTGCCGCTGATGGAGTCCCCGCATCCAGGCCCGCTCCCGCAGTCCGACTCGTTCGTGGACGTCGACGTCCGCAACGTCGTCGTCAGTGCGCTCAAGGAGGCCGAGGACGGTGGGGCGGCGGTCCTGCGCTGCTACGAGACCGCCGGCCGACAGACCGACGCCGTCATCACGCTCGACCGCTGGCAGCGCACCATCGAGACCGGGTTCGGGCCGAACGAGATCAAGACGTTCCGTCTGCCCGACGACGCCGCCGAACTGGTCACCGAGGTCGACCTGCTCGAGTGGGACCCGCAGCAGCCACCGCCGGGCGCCGCGGCGTGA
- a CDS encoding maleylpyruvate isomerase family mycothiol-dependent enzyme yields the protein MSEVLTGLVAGHRAVYDGLLAATDGLDDPAWRMPTGCPGWSVHDQLAHCIGTERLMLGHPLADVEVPDLPHLRSDFGRQVERDVEARRNVAAVFLREEAEVTFVRRQAKLEALVDADLDADLETPLGRMPARRGLRMRLFDLTCHEEDVRRALGLPVASGPHVEIAVVTATRSLAAVLPRRLPDAAGVVAVTVDGAEPVAIDAATGALLPPSEATPDATLTCTTRQFLALTCGRSDAPAAAELDLAGDLDLARQVVAVAGFTP from the coding sequence GTGTCTGAGGTCCTGACGGGACTGGTGGCGGGGCATCGCGCCGTCTACGACGGGCTCCTGGCCGCCACCGACGGACTCGACGACCCGGCCTGGCGCATGCCGACCGGGTGCCCCGGCTGGAGCGTGCACGACCAGTTGGCGCACTGCATCGGGACGGAACGCCTGATGCTCGGACATCCGCTCGCCGACGTCGAGGTTCCCGACCTCCCGCACCTGCGTTCGGACTTCGGCCGGCAGGTCGAGCGCGATGTCGAGGCCAGACGCAACGTCGCCGCCGTGTTCCTGCGCGAGGAGGCCGAGGTGACCTTCGTCCGTCGGCAGGCCAAGCTGGAGGCGCTCGTCGATGCCGATCTCGACGCCGACCTCGAGACCCCGCTCGGGCGTATGCCCGCGCGCCGCGGCCTGCGGATGCGGCTGTTCGACCTCACCTGTCACGAGGAGGACGTGCGCCGGGCCCTCGGGCTGCCGGTCGCGAGCGGGCCGCACGTCGAGATCGCGGTCGTGACGGCCACGCGGTCGCTGGCCGCGGTCCTGCCACGACGATTGCCCGACGCGGCAGGCGTCGTCGCCGTGACCGTCGACGGTGCGGAACCGGTGGCGATCGACGCGGCCACGGGTGCCCTGCTGCCCCCGTCGGAGGCCACACCCGACGCGACGCTGACGTGTACGACGCGCCAGTTCCTTGCGCTCACCTGCGGACGCTCGGACGCACCCGCGGCTGCGGAGCTCGACCTGGCTGGCGATCTGGACCTCGCGAGGCAGGTGGTGGCCGTCGCCGGCTTCACGCCCTAG